A region of the bacterium genome:
CAATGCCGGCAAGCGGATCTTGGTCCATGCCGGAACCTATGAGGTGAGCACGACTCTCACCGTCCCTGACGGAGCCACGGTCCGTGGCGAAGGGGTCATGGAGTATGACGGAAATGGCTATCCCGAGGGATTGGCGCCGGACACGGCGCCGGTCCTTCAAGCCACTCTCGGCCTGGTCGGCGACATCGTCGTCATGGGAGATGGCTCGAGGGTCGAAAATCTCCTGATCCGGGACCTCGACATGGGGCCGGGCGGGCTTTGCACCGCCGACGACGCGACCATGTGCACTCCGCCCAATGTCCCGGATCCGGCGCGCCAGCGCTGCTGCTCGCGCAATCGCGGCAACCTCGTGAAGGTCGCACCGCGCTCGCAAAACGATTCGGTCGCAGCCGAGATCCATCAATGCGAGCTCGATAACCCCAATTTCTCGGGCATCGTGCCCAACGGCCCCAGCGGCCGGGGAGTCGCGGTCATCACCCGTAATCTCAACCTCGGCAACCCGCCCGGCGCCGATACCGATTCCGTGCTGTCGGCCAAGATAAGCCATTCGGTCTACCGGGCCGGCCGCGGCGGCTCCGGCGTTTTCGCGATCAATTTCGCGGCCCGCTCCCATATCGACGTCCTGCTCCATCAAAATAAATTCGAAGGCGGAGTCGATGCTAACGGCGGCGTGAGCCGGCCCGACGCCGTCCACGACTCCTCGACCTCGATCACTTCGATCCATAACCTGTATCGTCCGGCGTCCGCCGGCACCATCATCGGGATGGCATTGACCGGCGGTTCCGGCGCTCCCATCCCCTTTCCACTGGATATCACAACCGAGCGCAACAGCTTGGCGATGTTCTCGTTTCGGGATCGCTTCGAGGAATGCGGCATCGGCGTCCTGGCCTCCGGCGCCGTGAGATTTTTCTCCGACGCCGATCATGTCGGACCGAGCTCCCACAATCACTTGGATCTCAAGTTGATCAGCGCCGAATTCGAGAACAGCGCCTTCTCTGACCTATACTTGGTGGCGGCCCGATCGGCCGACGCCTTCCCGACCGGCGATTTCAACACGCTGCGAGCCTTGATCGTCGGGGCCGAGGGCAGCAACAGCCCCAACAACTTATACAGCGACACGGCCTATGGCGAGTTCGATCTCCCACTTCCGCCCGAGAACGCCGGCCAAGGCAATGAGCTGGAGATTCTCGGCAGCCTCAAGTCCTTCTTGCGAGTCAACGATGGCTTCGACCAGTCGCCGCCATCGTCGGAAGTCTTCAAGTGACACCTTCGAAGACGGAAATATGGAAGTCCCGGCAGGACATGCTCCAGAAACATCTACGGTCACTTGACGGGTTTTCGGCGGGTCAAAACGCCGGAGTCCACGATTTTCCCGGTCCGTGAAACCGCGTTGAAATACATCTCGTCGCCCACGATTTCGGCCACCATGAAGGCTAGATCGGTGTCGAAACCCTTGGCGGTCAATCCCGAGCTTTTGTCGATATTGCCCGACCTAAGCTTGCCGCCCGAGCCGACGACGAAATAGTAAATCCCGTTCTGGGGCTTGATCCGCTCGTAGAAATGGTCATGGCCGGTGAGGACCACGCTCACGTTGTTTTGGATGAAAATCGGCTCCAGGGCCTCGCGGAGCCGGATGTCCGATCCATGCCGGTTGCCCGACGAGTACAGCGGGTGGTGGAACACCGCGATCTTCCAATCGCTGTTCGAGGACTTGAGCTCGCCTTCGGCCCATTTGATTTGCTCGGGCTCGGGATAGGTGCTCTCCAAGAAAAAAAAGCGGACGTCGGTTTTGGGGCTGAAAGTGTAATAGAGCTTCCCGTCCATGTTGAACAGCTTATAGAAACGCTGCTCCCTCGAATCGTGGTTGCCCAGCGAAGCATAGAACTTCACCCCGGCATCGAGCAGCGCCTTATAAGGCGTTTCAAACTTCTTCTGGAAATCCTGCGGCCGCTCGCTGCCGTAGAGGTTGTCGCCGACCAGCACCACGAAGTCGAACTTAAAGCCCTCCCGGAATTTCGCCATCTGCTCGCCAAGCTGATATTGGGTGCTGGCGCCGGTGCCGAAATCGCCGAGGACGGCGAATTTCACCGATCCCTCCTTGTTCGGCAAGGCAACGTCGGGCTCCGCCTGGACCGGAGCCGCCAGCATCGCGAGCCAAATCAAAACGGCACGGTGAAAATTCAAGTGATGCATTGGAGCGCTCTCCTCTACTTCGGCATCGCATCATTGACGAAATCCGCCACAATGTGAGCGTGGGTATCCAGCAAGATGAGCCGGTCGCCGATGAAGCGGTATTCCATGTCCTCGGTCAGCTTGGGAAGCGTCTGTAAAACCTCGGGCGGAACGGTCGACAAAGGCACGTTGTCGGGATAGCGGCCA
Encoded here:
- a CDS encoding metallophosphoesterase; protein product: MHHLNFHRAVLIWLAMLAAPVQAEPDVALPNKEGSVKFAVLGDFGTGASTQYQLGEQMAKFREGFKFDFVVLVGDNLYGSERPQDFQKKFETPYKALLDAGVKFYASLGNHDSREQRFYKLFNMDGKLYYTFSPKTDVRFFFLESTYPEPEQIKWAEGELKSSNSDWKIAVFHHPLYSSGNRHGSDIRLREALEPIFIQNNVSVVLTGHDHFYERIKPQNGIYYFVVGSGGKLRSGNIDKSSGLTAKGFDTDLAFMVAEIVGDEMYFNAVSRTGKIVDSGVLTRRKPVK